In Neoarius graeffei isolate fNeoGra1 chromosome 17, fNeoGra1.pri, whole genome shotgun sequence, a single window of DNA contains:
- the LOC132901205 gene encoding olfactory receptor 6N1-like, protein MLVKNDSQKVITELFFIGFDNVERPLAVGVIMLILSTLTMIVNTANIGFIVMDKRLHQPMYIFICHLAIVDMIYCTSSCPTMIGILLVGYKTISYKACMVQMFIYHFSGRLEMFTITVMAFDRFVAISMPLQYNSLMTNFRSVLITISLWLVGASIVSMLPASIAPLPVCYVTLKYIFCDYASITRATCADPETYFKATAILISCIIFGTFGFICLSYIKIAIVVSRMTSNTDKKKTIHTCLNHAIVVVCYYTLIFIRIILTRVGIVLTLEELNGLVVGSIILPSLINPFIYCFRTKEIRSKIFKIFSKVEPTVKRMQSF, encoded by the coding sequence ATGTTGGTTAAAAATGATTCTCAGAAAGTGATTActgaattgttttttattggattTGACAATGTAGAAAGACCACTGGCTGTTGGTGTGATCATGCTGATATTGTCCACACTTACTATGATTGTTAACACTGCAAACATTGGCTTTATTGTAATGGATAAACGTCTGCACCAGCCAATGTACATTTTTATCTGCCACTTAGCAATTGTAGACATGATCTACTGTACAAGTTCATGTCCAACTATGATAGGTATTCTTCTTGTTGGCTATAAAACTATATCCTATAAAGCATGCATGGTTCAGATGTTTATCTACCATTTTAGTGGAAGACTGGAGATGTTTACTATTACCGTGATGGCATTTGACCGTTTTGTTGCTATAAGCATGCCATTACAATATAATTCTTTAATGACAAATTTCCGATCTGTTTTAATCACTATTTCACTCTGGTTGGTGGGCGCTTCAATTGTATCCATGCTACCTGCTTCTATTGCACCTCTACCAGTTTGTTACGTTACTCTAAAGTACATATTTTGTGACTATGCATCTATTACAAGGGCAACTTGTGCAGACCCAGAGACATATTTTAAAGCTACAGCTATTCTGATATCTTGTATAATTTTTGGAACATTCGGTTTCATTTGCCTATCTTATATAAAGATAGCTATTGTTGTTTCAAGAATGACCTCAAACACTGACAAGAAGAAAACTATACATACTTGTTTAAATCATGCTATAGTTGTAGTCTGCTACTATACACTCATTTTCATACGAATAATCCTCACTAGGGTTGGTATAGTTTTAACACTGGAAGAACTAAATGGGTTGGTGGTGGGATCAATTATATTACCATCTTTAATTAATCCTTTCATATACTGCTTTAGAACAAAGGAAATCAGaagtaaaatatttaaaatattttcaaaagtTGAACCAACTGTAAAAAGAATGCAATCATTTTAG